In Halobacillus amylolyticus, the following proteins share a genomic window:
- the yycF gene encoding response regulator YycF produces the protein MAPKILVVDDEKPIADILKFNLEKEGYDVVCAYDGDEAIQKADQEDPDLILLDIMLPNKDGNEVCREVRKTHTMPIIMLTAKDAEIDKVLGLEMGADDYVTKPFSNRELIARVKANLRRHQQEPEDQSHQSKDITIGRLAIHPDAYTVTRDGSYIELTHREFELLHYLARHIGQVMTREHLLETVWGYDYYGDVRTVDVTVRRLREKIEENPSNPVWIVTRRGVGYYLRNPEQE, from the coding sequence AAAAATTTTAGTCGTTGATGATGAGAAACCAATTGCGGATATATTGAAATTTAATTTAGAAAAAGAAGGCTATGATGTGGTTTGTGCTTATGATGGTGATGAAGCCATCCAAAAGGCCGATCAAGAAGATCCAGATTTAATATTGCTTGATATTATGCTGCCCAATAAAGATGGAAATGAAGTATGTCGAGAAGTTCGTAAAACCCACACGATGCCAATCATTATGCTGACAGCGAAGGATGCTGAGATTGATAAGGTGCTAGGTTTAGAAATGGGTGCGGATGACTATGTAACTAAGCCATTCAGCAACCGTGAATTGATTGCCAGAGTAAAGGCGAATTTACGAAGACACCAGCAGGAGCCGGAAGATCAATCCCATCAGTCAAAAGACATCACCATTGGGCGTTTGGCTATTCATCCGGATGCATACACTGTAACTCGGGATGGATCCTACATTGAGCTTACGCACCGAGAGTTCGAATTGTTACATTACCTTGCCCGTCATATTGGACAGGTTATGACGCGTGAGCATTTGCTTGAAACGGTGTGGGGCTACGATTATTATGGTGATGTGCGTACGGTCGACGTAACCGTTCGCCGCCTTCGTGAAAAAATTGAGGAGAACCCGAGTAATCCAGTATGGATTGTGACCCGTCGAGGTGTTGGTTACTATTTAAGAAACCCAGAGCAGGAGTAA
- the walK gene encoding cell wall metabolism sensor histidine kinase WalK: protein MKKVSFFQSVRLKLIVVYILLLLLGIQVIGAYFVDRLEEQLRDNFESSIEGTIRSLTYSLQNSFELERGESDPSLKSDVQNLIQEFDETEIQKLQVVDSDGRVIAEHGGELRSSNIGKKATRPSIISALKLPSSTPTPEIALDETTGERLLFGATSIVSSSNEDQALGAVYYEANMSGVYGQLQNINNIFATGAALAITITALLGILVARTITKPLSEMRRQARIMSTGDFSQKVTVHGNDEIGQLGIAFNDLNDKLKLSQATTEGERRKLSSVLSNMSDGVIATDRLGAVTLMNAPASNLIEQSFEEVQGQSLIDILGMTDQISEVSDIDSIGSVIIDLSEEDQHLLLKANFSVVQDENNEMNGFITVLSDVTEQERIEQERREFVSNVSHELRTPLTTMRSYIEALTDGAWKDEEIAPRFLDVTQNETDRMIRLVNDLLQLSKMDRKDTGLFKEKVDFVPFFGHIIDRFEMNRRENMAFIRELSKQDLYVWIDKDKITQVLDNVISNAIKYSPKGGTITFKALPGSKYLQVSISDQGLGMPLDTVDKIFDRFYRVDKARSREMGGTGLGLAIAREIIEAHHGQIWAKSQEGKGTTVFFTLPLISQKRRRR, encoded by the coding sequence ATGAAGAAAGTGAGCTTTTTTCAGTCGGTTCGGCTGAAGCTTATTGTTGTTTATATTTTACTGCTTTTGCTCGGAATTCAAGTAATAGGTGCTTATTTTGTTGATAGGCTCGAGGAGCAGCTTAGGGATAATTTTGAGAGTTCGATCGAGGGGACCATTCGATCTTTAACATATAGCTTGCAGAATTCCTTTGAACTTGAGCGTGGGGAGTCAGACCCCAGTCTTAAATCAGATGTACAGAATCTGATTCAGGAGTTTGATGAAACAGAAATTCAAAAGTTGCAGGTCGTGGATAGTGACGGTCGGGTGATTGCAGAGCATGGGGGAGAATTAAGGAGCTCAAATATAGGTAAGAAAGCGACGCGTCCTTCAATTATTTCTGCACTAAAATTACCGTCTAGCACACCAACCCCAGAGATTGCGCTAGATGAAACTACAGGGGAGCGATTATTGTTCGGGGCAACCTCTATAGTCAGCAGTAGCAATGAAGACCAGGCATTAGGAGCAGTCTATTATGAAGCGAACATGAGTGGAGTATATGGTCAACTCCAGAATATCAACAATATCTTTGCCACAGGCGCTGCGCTGGCTATTACAATAACCGCTTTACTTGGGATTCTGGTAGCTAGAACGATAACGAAGCCATTGTCTGAAATGCGGAGACAGGCACGAATCATGTCAACTGGTGACTTCTCTCAGAAGGTGACTGTCCATGGGAATGATGAGATTGGCCAGTTAGGGATTGCTTTTAATGATTTAAATGACAAATTAAAGCTGTCTCAGGCCACAACAGAAGGTGAGCGGAGAAAGCTTAGTTCGGTCCTCTCAAACATGTCAGATGGAGTCATCGCTACAGATCGGTTAGGTGCTGTAACGTTAATGAATGCTCCTGCGTCTAATTTAATTGAACAAAGCTTTGAGGAAGTCCAAGGGCAGTCATTAATTGACATCCTGGGGATGACTGATCAGATTAGTGAGGTATCAGACATTGATTCGATAGGCTCGGTAATTATTGATTTAAGTGAAGAAGATCAACACCTGCTTTTGAAGGCTAATTTCTCTGTTGTTCAGGACGAAAATAACGAGATGAACGGTTTTATAACAGTACTTAGTGATGTAACAGAACAAGAGAGAATAGAACAGGAACGGCGAGAATTTGTTTCTAATGTGTCACATGAGCTTCGTACCCCGTTAACAACGATGCGGAGTTATATTGAAGCACTTACGGATGGGGCTTGGAAGGACGAAGAGATTGCGCCTCGTTTCCTAGACGTGACTCAGAACGAAACAGACCGAATGATTCGACTCGTAAACGATTTGCTTCAGTTGTCAAAAATGGATCGAAAGGACACTGGTCTTTTTAAGGAAAAAGTCGATTTCGTCCCTTTTTTCGGACATATTATTGATCGTTTCGAGATGAATCGAAGGGAGAATATGGCGTTTATTCGCGAATTATCTAAACAAGATCTCTATGTATGGATTGACAAAGATAAGATTACACAAGTCCTGGATAACGTTATTTCCAATGCGATTAAATATTCTCCTAAAGGTGGTACGATTACATTTAAAGCACTGCCGGGAAGTAAATATCTTCAAGTAAGCATTTCTGACCAAGGATTAGGGATGCCTTTAGATACGGTAGACAAAATATTTGATCGCTTTTATCGTGTCGACAAGGCTAGATCCCGGGAAATGGGCGGTACAGGACTTGGACTTGCTATTGCCCGGGAAATAATTGAGGCTCATCATGGTCAAATTTGGGCGAAAAGTCAAGAAGGTAAAGGGACCACTGTCTTCTTTACACTTCCGCTAATTAGTCAGAAGCGGAGGCGAAGATAA